A window of Mangifera indica cultivar Alphonso chromosome 11, CATAS_Mindica_2.1, whole genome shotgun sequence contains these coding sequences:
- the LOC123228920 gene encoding pentatricopeptide repeat-containing protein At3g13880 has product MPLYVKNLKYFNYFSELVIRNFSFKRSFTSLPRNISVIYTKLIQSSTKSTSIIHGKLCHAHIIKTAFNTNLFLVNSLINLYCKCGEMRFAYQVFDKMPKRNVVSYNLLISAYTQMGFYNEAIYLFNEARMEGLKLDKFTYAGAISVCGQTEDLELGKLIHGMVIVGGLVEQVFVINSLIDMYCKCGEIDQARLLFEKSFELDDVSWNTIISGYVRIGAVEEALGVLVKMHRNGLNLNTYTLGCALKACSTNFDDSVKYGRMLHGCTAKLGFGMDVVVATALLDMYVKTGHLVEAIRIFNNLPNKNVVMYNAMIAGFVHTDIVTDDTVNRAFNLFSEMKRQGIKASKFTFSSILKACNIVGALDYGKQIHAQIYKSNLQSDEFIGSSLVELYSLLGSTDDGLKCFNLIPKLDIVSWTSMISAHVRNEQLESALTLFHELLASGEKADEFLLSTMLVACADMAAARSGQQVQGYGIKSGIGNFTVVQNSQICMYAKSGDIVSANMTFEEINNPDTVSWSIMICTSAQHGCAADALKLFELMNDFGIAPNHITFLGVLTACSHGGLIEEGLHYFRSMNKDHGLVGNIKHCACVVDLLARAGRLADAEDFILNLGFEDNPVMWRALLSGCRIYKDTVRGKRVAEKVIELEPEAAASYVLLYNIYYEAGIELMATEVRELMKERGIKKEPGVSWFEDGNKVNSFVVGDEAHPMNQMIYSRLEKMLENRAK; this is encoded by the exons ATGCCACTCTAcgtaaaaaatctcaaatacttcaATTATTTCTCCGAACTGGTCATCCGCAACTTTAGTTTCAAACGATCTTTCACCTCATTGCCTCGTAATATCTCTGTTATTTATACAAAACTTATTCAATCCTCAACAAAATCTACCTCTATAATCCATGGCAAGCTCTGCCACGCCCACATTATAAAAACCGCCTTTAATACCAACTTATTTTTGGTAAATAGTCTCATTAATTTGTACTGTAAATGTGGCGAAATGCGTTTCGCTTACCAAGTGTTTGATAAAATGCCAAAACGAAATGTTGTATCGTACAATCTTTTGATTTCTGCTTACACCCAGATGGGTTTTTATAATGAGgctatatatttgtttaatgaaGCAAGAATGGAGGGCCTGAAACTTGACAAGTTCACTTATGCGGGTGCTATAAGTGTTTGTGGACAAACTGAGGATCTTGAACTGGGCAAGTTGATTCATGGGATGGTTATTGTTGGTGGTTTGGTTGAACaagtttttgttattaattCGCTGATTGATATGTATTGCAAATGTGGTGAAATTGATCAGGCTAGGCTTTTGTTTGAGAAATCCTTTGAGTTGGATGATGTTTCTTGGAATACCATAATATCAGGTTATGTTCGAATTGGTGCTGTTGAGGAAGCTTTAGGAGTGCTAGTGAAAATGCATCGAAATGGATTGAATTTGAATACTTACACACTGGGTTGTGCTTTAAAGGCATGCTCTACAAACTTTGATGATTCTGTAAAATATGGAAGAATGCTTCATGGCTGTACAGCCAAGCTTGGGTTTGGcatggatgttgttgttgcGACTGCATTGCTTGATATGTATGTGAAAACTGGGCATTTGGTTGAAgcaattagaatttttaataatttgccCAACAAAAATGTTGTAATGTATAATGCTATGATAGCTGGATTCGTGCACACAGATATTGTTACTGATGATACTGTTAATCGAGCCTTTAACCTTTTCTCTGAGATGAAAAGGCAAGGGATCAAGGCCTCAAAATTTACATTCTCAAGCATACTCAAAGCCTGTAATATTGTTGGTGCTCTAGACTATGGGAAGCAAATTCATGCTCAAATCTACAAGAGCAACTTGCAATCTGATGAATTTATTGGAAGTTCACTTGTTGAGTTGTACTCTTTATTAGGTTCAACTGACGATGGACTGaagtgttttaatttaattcccAAGCTAGATATCGTCTCATGGACATCCATGATTTCAGCCCATGTTCGAAATGAGCAATTGGAAAGTGCATTGACTCTGTTCCACGAACTACTGGCATCTGGAGAGAAAGCAGATGAATTCCTATTATCTACTATGTTGGTAGCTTGTGCAGATATGGCTGCAGCAAGATCTGGTCAGCAGGTCCAAGGATATGGAATAAAAAGTGGCATTGGGAACTTTACTGTTGTTCAGAATTCTCAGATTTGCATGTATGCCAAGTCTGGAGACATAGTTTCTGCTAATATGACCTTTGAAGAGATAAATAATCCTGATACTGTGTCCTGGTCTATCATGATTTGTACTAGTGCACAACATGGATGTGCAGCTGATGCTTTGAAGCTGTTTGAGTTGATGAATGATTTTGGTATTGCCCCCAACCATATTACATTTCTAGGAGTTCTTACTGCCTGTAGTCATGGAGGACTTATTGAAGAAGGATTACA TTACTTCAGAAGCATGAACAAAGATCATGGCCTGGTAGGCAACATAAAGCATTGTGCCTGTGTTGTTGATCTCCTGGCTCGAGCAGGAAGGCTAGCTGATGCTGAAGATTTCATTCTGAATTTGGGCTTTGAGGACAATCCAGTGATGTGGCGAGCTTTGCTGAGTGGTTGCCGGATTTATAAGGACACTGTCAGAGGAAAACGTGTTGCGGAGAAAGTAATTGAACTTGAACCAGAGGCAGCTGCCTCTTATGTGCTTCTTTACAACATCTACTATGAAGCTGGAATAGAATTAATGGCTACAGAAGTTAGAGAATTGATGAAAGAGCGAGGAATCAAGAAGGAACCTGGTGTAAGTTGGTTTGAGGATGGAAACAAAGTTAATTCTTTTGTGGTTGGCGATGAAGCTCATCCCATGAATCAAATGATATATTCAAGGTTGGAAAAGATGTTGGAGAACAGAGCCAAATAG